A genomic region of Magnolia sinica isolate HGM2019 chromosome 6, MsV1, whole genome shotgun sequence contains the following coding sequences:
- the LOC131248441 gene encoding cytochrome P450 704C1-like: MEFYAFISLLIILLLSLPLFKGFFLGSFTESKKKRYYPISSSVFHQLYNFGRLHHYLTDLAHRYKSFRVIAIGHSEIYTTDPTNVEYILKTNFSNYAKGTHHYDILSGLLGDGIFAVDGEKWRHQRKIASYEFSTKVLRDFSSLVFRSNAAKHAHVVFDAATSNQTMDIQDLFMKSTLDSIFEVGFGTELNSLCGSSEEASRFAEAFDDSSELIFRRYVDPFWKLKKRFNIGSEAVLNKKRKVIDEFVYKLINSKKKQLSGGQDLKWQMKKEDILSRFLVLSHEDPENITDRYLRDIILNFIIAGKDTTALTLSWFFYMLCKYPAIQEKIAWEVEEATQAKDTVSIDEFTTRVTEEALGKMHYLHAALTETLRLYPPVPVDGKFCLSDDTLPDGFDIKRGDLVAYVPYAMGRMKFIWSEDAEVFRPERWIDDDGIFQPESSFKFTAFQAGPRICLGKEFAYRQMKIFAAVLLRFFRFKLNDEKKVVKYRTMLTLHIDQGLYVRAYHA, from the exons ATGGAGTTCTATGCTTTCATCTCCCTTCTTATAATTCTACTACTATCTCTCCCACTCTTTAAAGGATTCTTCCTTGGATCGTTTACAGAAAGCAAGAAGAAGCGTTACTATCCCATATCCAGCAGTGTATTCCATCAGTTATATAATTTTGGGAGGCTGCACCATTACCTGACAGACCTTGCTCACAGGTATAAAAGCTTCAGGGTCATAGCCATCGGCCACAGCGAGATCTACACCACCGACCCCACCAACGTCGAATACATACTCAAAACCAACTTCAGCAACTATGCCAAG GGAACACATCACTATGATATACTGAGTGGCCTCTTAGGCGATGGGATTTTCGCAGTTGATGGCGAAAAATGGCGCCATCAAAGGAAGATAGCCAGCTATGAATTCTCCACCAAAGTCTTGAGGGATTTCAGTAGCCTTGTCTTTCGAAGCAATGCTGCGAAGCATGCTCATGTTGTTTTCGATGCCGCAACCTCCAATCAAACAATGGATATCCAA GATTTGTTCATGAAATCGACGCTGGATTCAATATTCGAGGTTGGGTTTGGCACTGAATTGAATAGTCTATGTGGCTCTAGCGAAGAAGCGAGTCGATTTGCTGAGGCATTTGATGATTCGAGTGAGCTGATATTTAGGCGATACGTTGATCCATTCTGGAAGCTCAAGAAGCGCTTCAATATTGGATCAGAAGCAGTGCTTAATAAGAAAAGGAAAGTGATCGACGAATTTGTTTATAAGCTGATTAATAGTAAGAAGAAGCAACTTTCTGGAGGACAAG ACTTGAAATGGCAGATGAAGAAGGAAGACATCTTGTCAAGGTTTCTAGTACTGAGTCATGAGGACCCTGAAAACATAACCGATCGCTACTTGAGAGACATAATCCTGAATTTCATAATCGCGGGCAAAGACACAACGGCTCTCACCCTCTCATGGTTCTTTTACATGCTTTGTAAGTACCCTGCCATACAGGAAAAGATCGCTTGGGAAGTGGAAGAAGCAACACAGGCAAAAGATACAGTATCCATTGATGAATTCACCACAAGGGTCACAGAAGAAGCACTCGGCAAAATGCACTATCTCCATGCCGCTCTAACTGAGACTCTCAGACTCTATCCTCCAGTTCCAGTG GATGGGAAGTTCTGTCTATCAGATGACACCTTACCGGACGGATTCGACATTAAAAGGGGAGACTTGGTTGCATACGTGCCTTATGCCATGGGCAGGATGAAGTTCATATGGAGTGAGGATGCAGAGGTTTTCCGGCCAGAAAGATGGATCGACGATGATGGTATTTTCCAGCCCGAAAGCTCTTTCAAATTCACAGCTTTCCAG GCAGGACCCCGCATTTGTTTGGGGAAGGAATTCGCGTATAGACAGATGAAGATCTTCGCAGCAGTCCTGCTCCGTTTCTTCAGGTTCAAGCTCAATGACGAGAAGAAGGTTGTCAAATACAGAACCATGCTAACTCTCCACATCGACCAAGGCCTTTACGTTCGAGCCTATCACGCATGA